One segment of Panulirus ornatus isolate Po-2019 chromosome 35, ASM3632096v1, whole genome shotgun sequence DNA contains the following:
- the LOC139760069 gene encoding uncharacterized protein, with product MKAQVCESPVNSLPAIRSGKVSKSREEDFEISLYLDKLRHLLPAASTRKSLDKKINRLEVIENVIQYISELQEVLNIDVHDREMDLLEYETSSITLAA from the coding sequence ATGAAGGCTCAAGTGTGTGAATCCCCAGTGAACAGCCTCCCTGCCATCAGGAGCGGGAAGGTGTCCAAGTCCCGCGAGGAGGATTTCGAGATATCACTGTACCTGGACAAGCTGCGGCACCTGTTGCCTGCCGCAAGCACCAGaaaatcgctggacaagaagatCAACCGCCTGGAAGTGATCGAGAACGTCATCCAGTACATCAGCGAACTGCAAGAGGTCCTCAACATCGACGTCCACGACCGTGAGATGGACCTCCTCGAGTACGAGACGAGCAGTATAACCCTGGCGGCGTGA